The following proteins are co-located in the Gorilla gorilla gorilla isolate KB3781 chromosome 18, NHGRI_mGorGor1-v2.1_pri, whole genome shotgun sequence genome:
- the LOC129527491 gene encoding collagen alpha-2(I) chain-like isoform X2: MAWPDAGAPGLPGVTQGSGAGRPLRRGGPGWSGRGGGRSEPVSPGRLRRRGEGGVCRPGGDRGVGEGTLPPRGERPTAGPGPRPRPPPRGGLGPVVPEGGSDPFNQRAGGEGAAPFRVRQPTRDTRVSELAARETRVTYRAGAPKAPTPGPVASAAPEPRGLPGPVGRRSWSVTRKVQMQSRGSCCRFLPAHRTHPGPPPTAQDAPPTPCSGPAESWCLQRPPPPPVRRPRGPCCFALGTTGAMHEGARAFGGSIGLQAEEQGPCHLPGGRSHLCSQVRGSSGGETDCALGGSTHHIAHSGSQCHPGEDLHGELLFAKEKQLH; this comes from the exons ATGGCGTGGCCGGACGCGGGGGCCCCGGGCCTTCCGGGCGTGACCCAGGGCTCGGGGGCGGGGAGGCCCCTCCGGCGGGGCGGCCCTGGGTGGTCCGGCAGAGGCGGAGGCCGCTCCGAGCCTGTGAGCCCTGGGCGCCTGCGGAGGCGGGGAGAGGGCGGGGTGTGCCGCCCTGGTGGGGACCGCGGGGTCGGAGAGGGGACATTGCCCCCCCGAGGCGAACGCCCAACCGCGGGTCCGGGTCCCCGCCCAAGGCCGCCCCCGCGAGGTGGCCTCGGCCCGGTCGTCCCCGAGGGTGGCTCGGATCCTTTCAACCAGCGCGCTGGAGGCGAAGGGGCTGCGCCATTCCGGGTCAGGCAGCCAACGCGGGACACGCGCGTCTCCGAGCTTGCGGCCCGCGAAACCCGGGTGACCTACCGCGCCGGTGCCCCCAAAGCCCCCACGCCCGGGCCGGTGGCCTCTGCAGCCCCTGAGCCACGCGGTCTCCCCGGCCCGGTCGGCAGAAGGAGCTGGTCCGTTACTAGAAAAGTCCAGATGCAAAGTCGGGGGTCGTGCTGCCGCTTCCTGCCAGCGCACCGCACCCACCCGGGGCCGCCACCGACCGCACAGGACGCGCCTCCTACCCCCTGTTCTGGTCCGGCCGAGAGCTGGTGCCTCCAGCGGCCGCCCCCCCCCCCCGTCCGCAGACCCCGGGGCCCCTGCTGCTTTGCATTGGGAACAACCGGAGCCATGCATGAGGGGGCCAGGGCCTTTGGAGGAAGCATTGGCCTCCAGGCTGAAGAGCAAGGGCCGTGCCACCTGCCGGGAGGGCGGTCTCATCTCTGCAGCCAGGTCAGAGGAAGCAGCGGTGGGGAGACGGACTGCGCGCTGGGAGGCTCCACGCATC ACATCGCCCACTCGGGCTCACAGTGCCATCCGGGTGAGGACCTCCATGGAGAGCTTCTCTTTGCCAAAGAAAAGCAGTTGCATTAG
- the LOC129527491 gene encoding collagen alpha-2(I) chain-like isoform X1: protein MAWPDAGAPGLPGVTQGSGAGRPLRRGGPGWSGRGGGRSEPVSPGRLRRRGEGGVCRPGGDRGVGEGTLPPRGERPTAGPGPRPRPPPRGGLGPVVPEGGSDPFNQRAGGEGAAPFRVRQPTRDTRVSELAARETRVTYRAGAPKAPTPGPVASAAPEPRGLPGPVGRRSWSVTRKVQMQSRGSCCRFLPAHRTHPGPPPTAQDAPPTPCSGPAESWCLQRPPPPPVRRPRGPCCFALGTTGAMHEGARAFGGSIGLQAEEQGPCHLPGGRSHLCSQVRGSSGGETDCALGGSTHRRWRAGCQPGLPSLPRPTVSLGSGTCLGRPTPPSAVPLPPGGPALRSGSSHPSVALRASPGAPVELLC from the coding sequence ATGGCGTGGCCGGACGCGGGGGCCCCGGGCCTTCCGGGCGTGACCCAGGGCTCGGGGGCGGGGAGGCCCCTCCGGCGGGGCGGCCCTGGGTGGTCCGGCAGAGGCGGAGGCCGCTCCGAGCCTGTGAGCCCTGGGCGCCTGCGGAGGCGGGGAGAGGGCGGGGTGTGCCGCCCTGGTGGGGACCGCGGGGTCGGAGAGGGGACATTGCCCCCCCGAGGCGAACGCCCAACCGCGGGTCCGGGTCCCCGCCCAAGGCCGCCCCCGCGAGGTGGCCTCGGCCCGGTCGTCCCCGAGGGTGGCTCGGATCCTTTCAACCAGCGCGCTGGAGGCGAAGGGGCTGCGCCATTCCGGGTCAGGCAGCCAACGCGGGACACGCGCGTCTCCGAGCTTGCGGCCCGCGAAACCCGGGTGACCTACCGCGCCGGTGCCCCCAAAGCCCCCACGCCCGGGCCGGTGGCCTCTGCAGCCCCTGAGCCACGCGGTCTCCCCGGCCCGGTCGGCAGAAGGAGCTGGTCCGTTACTAGAAAAGTCCAGATGCAAAGTCGGGGGTCGTGCTGCCGCTTCCTGCCAGCGCACCGCACCCACCCGGGGCCGCCACCGACCGCACAGGACGCGCCTCCTACCCCCTGTTCTGGTCCGGCCGAGAGCTGGTGCCTCCAGCGGCCGCCCCCCCCCCCCGTCCGCAGACCCCGGGGCCCCTGCTGCTTTGCATTGGGAACAACCGGAGCCATGCATGAGGGGGCCAGGGCCTTTGGAGGAAGCATTGGCCTCCAGGCTGAAGAGCAAGGGCCGTGCCACCTGCCGGGAGGGCGGTCTCATCTCTGCAGCCAGGTCAGAGGAAGCAGCGGTGGGGAGACGGACTGCGCGCTGGGAGGCTCCACGCATCGTAGGTGGAGAGCTGGCTGCCAGCCTGGCCTGCCCTCTCTTCCCCGTCCCACCGTCTCGCTTGGCTCTGGCACCTGCCTGGGAAGACCCACACCTCCGTCTGCAGTGCCCCTTCCCCCTGGAGGCCCTGCCCTCCGCTCGGGGTCCTCGCATCCTTCCGTGGCCCTCAGAGCATCGCCTGGGGCGCCCGTGGAACTCCTCTGTTAG
- the SOX8 gene encoding transcription factor SOX-8 — protein MGSRARGGAAGPPLKETCCGSRSGNRASAAAAAAAAAAAAAAAAAAAAASGARVGATARRPRVPERPQGSPGRRPRCASAVRAPPRVAPMLDMSEARSQPPCSPSGTASSMSHVEDSDSDAPPSPAGSEGLGRAGGAVGGARGDPAEAADERFPACIRDAVSQVLKGYDWSLVPMPVRGGGGGALKAKPHVKRPMNAFMVWAQAARRKLADQYPHLHNAELSKTLGKLWRLLSESEKRPFVEEAERLRVQHKKDHPDYKYQPRRRKSAKAGHSDSDSGAELGPHPGGGAVYKAEAGLGDGHHHGDHTGQTHGPPTPPTTPKTELQQAGAKPELKLEGRRPADSGRQNIDFSNVDISELSSEVMGTMDAFDVHEFDQYLPLGGPAPPEPGQAYGGAYFHAGASPVWAHKSAPSASASPTETGPPRPHIKTEQPSPGHYGDQPRGSPDYGSCGGQASATPAAPAGPFAGAQGDYGDLQASSYYGAYPGYAPGLYQYPCFHSPRRPYASPLLNGLALPPAHSPTSHWDQPVYTTLTRP, from the exons ATGGGTAGCCGGGCGCGGGGCGGGGCCGCGGGGCCGCCGCTTAAAGAAACTTGTTGCGGGTCCCGGAGCGGGAACCGAGcttcggcggcggcggcggcggcggcggcggcggcggcggcggcggcggcggcggcggcggcggcggcgtcaGGGGCGAGGGTCGGGGCCACCGCGCGGCGACCTCGGGTCCCGGAGCGACCGCAGGGCAGCCCCGGGCGCCGGCCGCGGTGCGCGTCTGCTGTGCGCGCCCCTCCGCGCGTGGCCCCGATGCTGGACATGAGCGAGGCCCGCTCCCAGCCGCCCTGCAGCCCGTCCGGCACCGCCAGCTCTATGTCGCACGTGGAGGACTCGGACTCCGACGCGCCGCCGTCTCCCGCCGGCTCCGAGGGCCTGGGCCGCGCGGGGGGCGCGGTGGGGGGCGCCCGGGGCGACCCGGCGGAGGCGGCGGACGAGCGCTTCCCGGCCTGCATCCGCGACGCCGTGTCGCAGGTGCTCAAGGGCTACGACTGGAGTCTGGTGCCCATGCCGgtgcgcggcggcggcggcggcgcgctCAAAGCCAAGCCGCACGTGAAGCGGCCCATGAACGCATTCATGGTGTGGGCGCAGGCGGCGCGCCGCAAGCTGGCCGACCAGTACCCGCACCTGCACAACGCCGAGCTCAGCAAGACGCTGGGCAAGCTGTGGCG CTTGCTGAGCGAGAGCGAGAAGCGGCCCTTCGTGGAGGAGGCAGAGCGCCTTCGCGTGCAGCACAAGAAGGACCACCCCGACTACAAGTACCAGCCACGGCGCAGGAAGAGCGCCAAAGCCGGCCACAGCGACTCCGACTCGGGCGCGGAGCTGGGACCCCACCCTGGCGGCGGTGCCGTGTACAAGGCTGAAGCAGGGCTTGGAGATGGGCACCACCATGGCGACCACACAG GGCAGACCCACGGGCCGCCCACCCCGCCCACCACCCCCAAGACGGAGCTGCAGCAGGCGGGCGCCAAGCCCGAGCTGAAGCTGGAGGGACGCCGGCCGGCGGACAGCGGGCGCCAGAACATCGACTTCAGCAACGTGGACATCTCGGAGCTCAGCAGCGAGGTCATGGGCACCATGGACGCCTTCGACGTCCACGAGTTCGACCAGTACCTGCCCCTGGGCGGCCCCGCCCCACCCGAGCCTGGCCAGGCCTACGGGGGCGCCTACTTCCACGCCGGGGCGTCTCCCGTGTGGGCCCACAAGAGTGCCCCGTCGGCCTCCGCGTCGCCCACCGAGACGGGTCCCCCGCGGCCGCACATCAAGACGGAGCAGCCGAGCCCCGGCCACTACGGCGACCAGCCCCGAGGCTCGCCCGACTACGGTTCCTGCGGTGGCCAGGCCAGCGCCACCCCGGCCGCCCCCGCCGGCCCCTTCGCCGGCGCACAGGGCGACTACGGCGACCTGCAGGCCTCCAGCTACTACGGCGCCTACCCCGGCTACGCACCCGGCCTCTACCAGTACCCCTGCTTCCACTCGCCGCGCCGACCCTACGCCTCGCCCCTGCTCAACGGCCTGGCCCTGCCGCCCGCCCACAGCCCCACCAGTCACTGGGACCAGCCAGTGTACACCACCCTGACCAGGCCCTGA